A single genomic interval of Amycolatopsis albispora harbors:
- a CDS encoding response regulator transcription factor produces MDGDKLVVVIVDDHDLFTQGLALLLESRVGDRISVAGSTSRPEEAAALVGSTGAGLAIVDLAMPPIGGVAAVRHIKSRHPDTRILALSGTTDRGLAEEALLAGADGYLSKSADPDTLVAPLLSVAAGFRVVEPDLFTALLDGIRRPPETILQRLDTEEMRLWGLLARGAETIEIAERMLVSERTAKRMIAALLHKLDVGSRAEAAGLAGYYGLIDRPKDTGV; encoded by the coding sequence ATGGATGGTGATAAGCTGGTGGTGGTCATCGTCGACGACCACGATCTGTTCACACAGGGCTTGGCTCTGTTGCTGGAGAGCCGGGTCGGCGATCGTATCTCGGTCGCAGGGTCGACCAGCCGGCCGGAGGAAGCGGCCGCGCTGGTCGGTTCGACTGGCGCCGGTCTGGCGATCGTCGATCTCGCCATGCCGCCGATCGGCGGCGTGGCGGCAGTCCGGCACATCAAGTCGCGCCATCCGGACACCAGGATCTTGGCGCTGTCGGGCACCACCGATCGGGGTTTGGCGGAGGAGGCATTGTTGGCGGGCGCCGACGGTTACCTGTCGAAGTCCGCGGACCCCGACACGCTCGTCGCCCCATTACTAAGCGTCGCGGCCGGTTTCCGAGTCGTCGAACCAGATCTGTTCACCGCGCTGCTGGATGGCATCCGCCGCCCGCCGGAAACGATTCTCCAGAGATTGGATACCGAGGAGATGCGCCTGTGGGGCTTGCTCGCGCGGGGCGCCGAGACCATCGAAATCGCCGAACGGATGCTGGTCTCCGAGCGTACGGCCAAACGCATGATCGCGGCCCTGTTACACAAGCTCGACGTCGGGAGCCGCGCGGAAGCCGCGGGACTGGCTGGATACTATGGGCTGATCGACCGGCCCAAGGATACGGGCGTCTGA
- a CDS encoding peptidylprolyl isomerase, whose product MKQRQTSDVTDAKEQDADTRENDAERSGTDRDTHVAEDCSPDQRREQGTQGTGGQDRDIANNDDSGADGVDAERNADGEPGGLRGLLRRIRLPRTRKARTVAAVTLLLAGGGAGGYLWWVGEQLPDDAAFRIDDRVVTVDDLGEVTDTWRALYGIEPPQEPGRLDRFRRDAAKAYAVSLLLDRAARDHGIVVADKAARDTLSRFVTQQFGEGTQGRDQFVQALGNAGTSERAVLDEVKKQLAMDQLFNTVTKDTPEVGDQEIREAFSKRKDQLGTPERRELANIVVRTKDEADRIVAELRSGASFDTLARQRSLDSATRSDGGNLGTVTRDQLQPGYAKAAFAAGRGEHFGPVQNKFGWNVGMVTGITPAEPARFDQVRDPLKQQLELERKLQTWRDWLAERIRDADIQYADAYLPASPDAPPSVQPGELGVPQGQEPAEPGQPPRQGGPR is encoded by the coding sequence ATGAAGCAGCGGCAGACATCCGACGTGACGGATGCCAAGGAACAGGATGCTGATACGCGTGAGAACGACGCAGAGCGTTCGGGCACGGACCGGGACACCCACGTCGCCGAGGATTGCTCGCCGGACCAGCGGCGAGAGCAAGGAACCCAGGGCACGGGTGGCCAAGACCGCGACATCGCCAACAACGACGACAGCGGTGCGGACGGCGTAGATGCCGAGCGGAACGCCGACGGTGAGCCGGGCGGCCTGCGCGGCCTCCTCAGGCGAATCAGGCTCCCGCGGACCCGGAAGGCGCGGACAGTCGCGGCCGTGACGCTGCTGCTCGCGGGCGGTGGCGCGGGCGGCTACCTCTGGTGGGTTGGTGAGCAACTGCCGGACGATGCCGCCTTCCGGATCGACGATCGTGTCGTCACCGTTGACGACCTAGGCGAAGTCACCGACACATGGCGTGCACTCTACGGTATCGAGCCACCGCAGGAGCCCGGCAGGCTGGACCGTTTCCGGCGCGACGCCGCCAAGGCCTATGCGGTGAGCCTGCTCCTCGACAGGGCGGCGCGGGACCACGGCATCGTGGTGGCGGACAAGGCGGCCCGGGACACGTTGAGCCGGTTCGTCACCCAGCAGTTCGGCGAAGGCACCCAAGGTCGCGACCAGTTCGTCCAGGCGCTGGGCAACGCGGGCACGTCGGAACGAGCCGTCCTGGACGAGGTGAAGAAGCAGTTGGCCATGGACCAGCTGTTCAACACGGTCACCAAGGACACACCGGAGGTCGGCGACCAGGAAATCCGTGAGGCATTCAGCAAACGAAAAGATCAGCTGGGGACTCCTGAGCGCCGGGAACTGGCCAACATCGTCGTTCGGACCAAAGACGAGGCAGACCGGATCGTTGCCGAACTCCGCAGCGGGGCATCGTTCGACACGCTTGCCCGACAGCGTAGTCTTGACAGCGCGACCCGAAGCGACGGTGGAAACCTTGGCACCGTGACCCGGGACCAGCTTCAGCCCGGCTACGCCAAGGCAGCCTTCGCCGCTGGGCGGGGTGAGCACTTCGGCCCTGTGCAGAACAAGTTCGGCTGGAACGTCGGTATGGTCACCGGAATCACCCCGGCCGAGCCCGCGAGGTTCGACCAGGTGCGCGACCCGCTGAAGCAGCAACTCGAACTGGAACGAAAGCTCCAAACCTGGCGCGACTGGCTGGCCGAGCGAATCCGCGACGCGGACATCCAGTACGCCGATGCCTACCTGCCCGCATCCCCGGACGCTCCGCCGAGCGTGCAGCCGGGTGAGCTCGGGGTTCCCCAAGGGCAGGAGCCAGCCGAACCCGGTCAGCCGCCCCGGCAAGGGGGTCCCCGGTGA
- a CDS encoding MlaD family protein, with protein MRISHSVLPAIRLTVLIVFVAVCAVIFGYLWDNSGGRLPFQRSAYQLSASFPRVANLVPGADVMVAGVRVGEVAEVRPAGERARVTMELDNQYPVHEGATVRVRNKTLVEETFLEISDGDGAPVPSGATLPDSAGQPPVQLNDVLASLDQPTREALASAVRSLGGATEGSRENISRALTGLGYLGREGQGALAALSAQSDDLSKLTGKTATLLAALDTSQGQIARLVADADTLTRTTADGAGQIEAVLRRLPPVLDSASAATDDLDRLSTSLAPIAQNLRTAAPDLSAALRELPRTSADLRGLLPSLDGVLNTAPDTLTRVPAVAADAQRLLPTLDVALADVNPMLAYLRPYGPDVASMFANMAQSMARGDTNGRWLRTFPPVNEQSVRGNPLNLNQIPLLDKYNPYPAPGEAANPGPFDGEYPRVQRDNK; from the coding sequence ATGAGAATCTCGCATTCCGTGCTGCCGGCCATCCGGCTCACCGTCCTGATCGTCTTCGTCGCCGTGTGCGCCGTGATCTTCGGCTATCTCTGGGACAACTCGGGCGGGCGGCTTCCCTTCCAACGCTCGGCCTACCAGTTGTCGGCGAGCTTTCCCCGGGTGGCGAACCTGGTGCCCGGCGCGGACGTGATGGTCGCCGGCGTCCGGGTCGGCGAAGTCGCCGAGGTTCGCCCTGCCGGGGAGCGGGCACGCGTGACGATGGAACTGGACAACCAGTATCCGGTGCACGAAGGTGCCACGGTGCGGGTCCGGAACAAGACCCTGGTCGAGGAGACCTTCCTGGAGATCAGCGACGGTGACGGCGCGCCGGTGCCCAGCGGCGCCACCCTGCCGGACTCAGCCGGCCAGCCGCCGGTGCAGCTCAACGATGTTCTGGCCAGCCTCGACCAGCCCACCCGTGAGGCGCTGGCAAGCGCGGTGCGTTCCCTCGGCGGGGCGACGGAAGGCAGCCGCGAGAACATCTCCCGTGCGCTCACCGGCCTCGGCTACCTCGGCCGGGAGGGACAGGGCGCCCTGGCCGCGCTGTCCGCCCAGAGCGACGATCTGTCGAAACTCACGGGGAAGACGGCGACCCTGCTGGCCGCGCTCGACACCAGCCAAGGACAGATTGCCCGGCTGGTCGCCGACGCCGACACCCTGACTCGTACCACCGCCGACGGCGCCGGCCAGATCGAGGCGGTGCTCCGTCGACTACCACCGGTCCTGGACAGCGCGAGCGCCGCCACCGACGACCTGGACCGGCTCTCCACCAGCCTGGCACCCATCGCCCAGAACCTGCGTACGGCCGCCCCCGACCTCAGTGCCGCACTGCGGGAACTGCCGCGGACCTCCGCCGACCTGCGCGGCCTGCTGCCCTCCCTGGACGGCGTGCTGAACACCGCGCCGGACACCCTCACGAGGGTCCCCGCGGTGGCGGCCGACGCGCAGCGCCTGCTGCCGACCCTCGACGTGGCGCTCGCCGACGTCAACCCCATGCTGGCCTACTTGCGGCCCTACGGCCCCGATGTCGCCAGCATGTTCGCCAACATGGCACAGTCGATGGCACGGGGGGACACCAACGGCCGCTGGCTGCGGACGTTCCCGCCGGTCAACGAGCAGAGCGTCCGGGGCAACCCGCTCAACCTCAACCAGATCCCCCTGCTGGACAAGTACAACCCGTACCCCGCACCGGGGGAGGCGGCCAACCCGGGCCCGTTCGACGGCGAGTACCCCCGCGTGCAGCGTGATAACAAATGA
- a CDS encoding MMPL family transporter: MTILGALLVVAFLIGGLAQVRLETSVESFLPHDDPALQELQAAASDFGGDPVVVLLESRQPGELLDQQHLLPLLQLEGQLSRLPDVAATYGPATTLNQIAGRVQDLLAELAGRRDALRARGGDATAAEFDARYGALLVQGLPAGLPTLRNPGFVETVLHTPDGQPKPQWRFMVPSDRAVAVLIRPREGLDQDGTDRLVQSVRNAVSAARDTVGAERAIVSGVPTVTSDLASQVRWEIPVIGGIAVVAVAACFLLIPWTRGVRRRLLPVVTTTVAVALTVATFGWLDRPLSLGVVAFLPVLLGIGSYYPTYFAQHARRRVVLVVASATAAAFATLALSPLPLVRDLGLTLAFGVLLAAALGMVLVRAVSRADAEPRGDRRPATRTAASWPIRAAAALLAVAVAATGWVMLPQLRLDSDFRNFAAGLETLEDARKVESVIGSSGEVAVVLRGPDVLAPQAVSWSHSAQSMIVERHGDQLRPVISPATLLPFLGSSPSAAQIEAATRLLPPYLTGSVFRDDRRAAVLSFGVRMDDLDQLRTLRDDVARNLPPPPTGYRVELTGLPMAAVRGHELVSSDRVITNVAGILAAGGVLLIGLRRRSDAARAVAAATLATGVGLAALWVARVPLTPITAALGSLTAAVGCEFTVLLAEAVRRGNAALRTSVLLATATSAVGYAVLAVSQLEAVREFGLLLAASVLLALGAAACVVWLTVKPLRRSDRRPATATTPPVSVTTPGGGS; the protein is encoded by the coding sequence GTGACCATCCTGGGCGCCCTGCTCGTGGTCGCCTTCCTGATCGGCGGGCTGGCACAGGTGCGCCTGGAGACCAGTGTCGAGTCCTTCCTGCCACACGACGACCCCGCGCTGCAGGAGCTGCAGGCGGCGGCGTCCGACTTCGGCGGGGACCCCGTCGTGGTCCTGCTCGAGTCACGCCAGCCGGGTGAGCTGCTCGACCAGCAACATTTGCTGCCGCTGCTGCAGCTGGAGGGCCAGCTGTCACGCCTACCCGACGTCGCCGCCACCTACGGCCCCGCGACCACGCTCAACCAGATCGCCGGCCGGGTGCAGGACCTGCTCGCCGAGCTCGCGGGACGACGCGACGCCCTCCGCGCCCGAGGCGGAGACGCGACGGCGGCCGAGTTCGACGCCCGGTACGGGGCACTCCTGGTGCAAGGGCTTCCGGCTGGGCTGCCCACGTTGCGCAACCCCGGCTTCGTTGAGACGGTCCTCCACACACCGGACGGGCAACCCAAACCACAGTGGCGGTTCATGGTCCCGTCCGACCGGGCCGTCGCCGTGCTGATCCGGCCACGCGAGGGGCTGGACCAGGACGGCACCGACCGGCTCGTGCAGAGCGTCCGGAATGCCGTCTCGGCGGCCCGCGACACCGTGGGTGCCGAGCGTGCCATCGTTTCCGGCGTTCCCACGGTGACCTCGGATCTGGCCAGTCAGGTGCGCTGGGAAATCCCTGTGATCGGGGGGATCGCGGTGGTGGCGGTCGCCGCGTGCTTTCTGCTCATCCCCTGGACCCGGGGTGTGCGACGACGGCTCCTGCCCGTGGTGACGACCACCGTGGCGGTGGCGCTCACGGTCGCCACGTTCGGGTGGCTAGACCGGCCCCTGTCCCTGGGCGTGGTCGCCTTCCTTCCCGTGCTCTTGGGCATCGGCAGCTACTATCCAACCTACTTCGCGCAGCACGCCCGGCGTCGCGTCGTGCTGGTGGTCGCCAGCGCGACCGCGGCGGCATTCGCCACCCTGGCGCTGTCCCCGTTACCCCTCGTCCGGGACCTCGGCCTGACGCTGGCCTTCGGCGTTCTGCTCGCCGCCGCGCTGGGTATGGTGCTGGTGCGCGCGGTGTCACGGGCTGACGCTGAGCCTCGCGGCGACCGTCGGCCCGCTACCCGCACCGCTGCGTCCTGGCCGATCCGGGCTGCTGCCGCGCTGCTCGCCGTCGCGGTCGCGGCGACGGGCTGGGTCATGCTGCCGCAGTTGAGACTCGACAGCGACTTCCGCAACTTCGCCGCAGGGCTGGAAACCCTCGAGGACGCGCGTAAGGTGGAATCGGTCATCGGCTCCTCCGGTGAGGTGGCGGTGGTGTTGCGCGGCCCCGACGTGCTCGCACCCCAGGCCGTCAGCTGGTCCCACAGCGCTCAGAGCATGATCGTCGAACGGCACGGAGACCAGCTCCGGCCGGTCATCTCGCCCGCCACCCTGCTTCCCTTCCTCGGGTCGTCGCCGTCCGCCGCGCAGATCGAGGCCGCGACCCGGCTGCTGCCGCCGTACCTCACCGGCTCGGTGTTCCGCGACGACCGGCGGGCAGCTGTGCTCAGCTTCGGTGTGCGCATGGACGACCTCGACCAGCTGCGGACGCTGCGCGACGACGTCGCCAGGAACCTGCCACCGCCCCCGACGGGGTACCGGGTGGAGTTGACCGGCTTGCCGATGGCTGCGGTCCGCGGGCATGAACTTGTCTCCTCCGACCGTGTCATCACCAATGTGGCGGGGATCCTCGCCGCTGGGGGCGTGCTCCTGATCGGCCTGCGCCGCAGGAGCGACGCCGCGCGCGCCGTCGCCGCCGCCACCCTCGCAACCGGGGTCGGCCTCGCCGCCCTGTGGGTGGCACGGGTTCCGCTGACCCCGATCACCGCCGCGCTGGGTTCCCTGACAGCGGCCGTCGGGTGCGAGTTCACCGTGCTGCTCGCCGAAGCGGTGCGACGGGGCAACGCCGCGCTGCGCACCTCCGTGTTGCTGGCCACGGCGACATCGGCCGTCGGGTACGCGGTGCTCGCCGTGTCCCAGCTCGAGGCGGTCCGGGAGTTCGGTCTGCTGCTCGCCGCATCGGTGCTGCTCGCCCTCGGAGCCGCGGCGTGCGTCGTCTGGCTTACCGTGAAGCCCCTCCGGCGGAGCGATCGTCGCCCAGCGACCGCGACCACTCCGCCCGTATCCGTCACCACGCCAGGAGGTGGATCATGA